A stretch of Lachancea thermotolerans CBS 6340 chromosome D complete sequence DNA encodes these proteins:
- a CDS encoding RING finger and CHY zinc finger domain-containing protein (conserved hypothetical protein) — protein sequence MSDSASESGRSLAEEESEDELIMSAFDASFEKIGRGFPRISFPSIWGAKSAGPGTKDEVEGDFGRWSRRFQMNTFLNDLQKGLSFSNALTRLQTVKAITEEAISNAINSSDTGHGDNSASREDGDADKPEVPAGVVPAAKPKNVPAYNDMVIPQGKGPQVLDEHLLKLTELPSDQNNDEATLRQRIQHIRSLDLGPAKTAAMMQRLMMGKFVDELNRPSPTPTLEAPLTRDPSEAEKAPTYHNTGALGCAHYQRNCKLQCHQCLGWYTCRFCHDESPEISGSSHPHSFQRAETRQVMCMRCNHVQAPQKDCENCDEEFAMYFCPECKLYDNDETKDIYHCAKCGICRLGLGLGLDFFHCDGCQACLSIELQGNHKCIERATMSSCPICGDFMFTSVKPVVYMSPCGHAIHQHCFDEYTKHSYKCPSCQVSILNMEAQFRVLDKEIEEQPLPAPYCDWICYVSCNDCKAKSTCKYHILGLRCGNCMSYNTSQLKLVKPEEAATHDNAAEFDTITQSNSSFDSLNVMRQELLRGQFQREEVSPLITVEKGGMLSNIEQYMNGYFHDDTQGASEGASADHGDFSSQNLFNTAGFFKNNNRNENQSGDATVGSSSMARAPSLTERLRQFINDAPPQLSISDAFQKFIQGSHQGLSSGDEDDCSSQASA from the coding sequence ATGTCAGACAGCGCGTCCGAATCAGGGCGTTCGCTTGCGGAGGAAGAGAGTGAAGACGAACTCATCATGAGCGCCTTTGATGCGAGCTTCGAGAAGATTGGACGGGGCTTCCCCCGCATCAGCTTTCCGTCAATATGGGGTGCCAAATCTGCAGGCCCGGGCACCAAGGACGAGGTCGAAGGCGACTTTGGGCGTTGGAGCCGCAGGTTTCAAATGAATACATTCTTGAATGATTTACAGAAAGGACTTAGCTTTTCTAACGCTCTCACACGTCTGCAAACGGTTAAGGCCATCACCGAGGAGGCAATCAGCAACGCGATTAACAGCAGTGACACAGGACATGGCGATAACTCTGCCAGTCGGGAGGATGGCGATGCCGATAAACCAGAGGTTCCTGCAGGTGTTGTTCCCGCAGcaaaacccaaaaatgTACCCGCCTACAATGATATGGTCATTCCTCAAGGCAAGGGTCCACAAGTATTAGATGAACATCTACTCAAGCTAACGGAGCTGCCGAGTGACCAAAACAATGACGAGGCCACCCTGCGGCAACGGATTCAGCATATCAGGAGCCTTGATCTAGGCCCTGCGAAGACCGCCGCCATGATGCAGCGGCTCATGATGGGCAAATTTGTGGATGAGCTCAACCGCCCCAGCCCAACCCCCACGCTTGAAGCCCCACTAACCAGAGATCCTTCGGAGGCAGAAAAAGCGCCCACATACCACAATACAGGTGCACTCGGTTGTGCACACTACCAGCGCAACTGCAAACTCCAGTGCCACCAATGTCTTGGTTGGTACACTTGCAGGTTTTGCCACGACGAGTCCCCAGAGATTAGCGGCTCTTCGCACCCACATAGCTTCCAGCGTGCGGAGACTCGACAGGTTATGTGCATGCGTTGCAATCACGTTCAGGCGCCTCAGAAGGACTGTGAAAACTGCGACGAGGAGTTCGCAATGTATTTCTGCCCAGAATGCAAGCTATACGACAATGATGAAACGAAGGACATTTACCACTGCGCCAAGTGCGGTATTTGCAGGCTTGGACTTGGACTGGGTCTGGACTTCTTTCACTGTGATGGCTGTCAGGCTTGTCTTTCTATTGAGTTACAGGGGAACCATAAGTGCATCGAGCGAGCGACAATGTCTAGTTGTCCAATCTGCGGCGACTTTATGTTCACCTCGGTGAAGCCAGTGGTATATATGTCGCCCTGCGGCCATGCTATCCACCAACATTGTTTCGACGAGTACACAAAGCACTCATATAAGTGCCCCTCCTGTCAAGTGTCGATACTGAACATGGAAGCTCAATTTAGAGTTCTCGACAAGGAAATCGAAGAACAGCCACTGCCAGCACCTTACTGCGACTGGATTTGCTATGTATCCTGCAACGATTGCAAGGCCAAAAGCACATGTAAGTATCACATTCTGGGGCTCCGTTGCGGCAATTGCATGAGTTATAATACTTCGCAGCTAAAGCTTGTCAAGCCTGAGGAGGCTGCTACACACGACAACGCAGCAGAATTCGATACCATAACGCAGAGTAACAGCAGTTTTGACTCTTTGAATGTCATGCGGCAGGAATTGCTGCGTGGCCAGTTTCAACGTGAGGAGGTCTCCCCGCTGATCACTGTTGAAAAGGGCGGGATGCTTTCAAACATTGAACAGTACATGAATGGGTATTTCCATGATGACACCCAGGGTGCAAGTGAGGGTGCAAGCGCCGATCACGGCGACTTTAGTTCGCAGAATTTGTTCAACACAGCAgggtttttcaagaataacAATAGAAACGAAAATCAATCGGGAGACGCTACAGTAGGTAGCTCTTCGATGGCTAGAGCCCCCTCTTTGACTGAGAGGCTACGGCAGTTCATAAATGATGCGCCGCCTCAGCTATCCATCTCTGATGCGTTCCAGAAATTTATACAGGGGAGTCACCAAGGACTATCATCTGGCGATGAGGATGACTGCTCATCCCAGGCTTCTGCATGA
- a CDS encoding KLTH0D06798p (some similarities with uniprot|Q6Q5F4 Saccharomyces cerevisiae YPR015C Hypothetical ORF) codes for MQRQPASPSWAGPEHILGLPRHSSAPLTSAPQRPSAVPTPAEAPKLLRYQCSRCLKVFTRSSALQSHILVHTGDRPFVCPHSSCSKSFNVKSNMNRHFKTHKQLGLRRGST; via the coding sequence ATGCAGCGCCAGCCAGCTTCGCCGTCGTGGGCGGGCCCCGAACATATTCTAGGCTTGCCTCGGCACAGCTCGGCCCCGCTGACGTCCGCACCACAGCGGCCGTCGGCGGTACCCACGCCTGCCGAGGCCCCAAAGCTGCTGCGCTACCAGTGTTCGCGCTGCCTCAAAGTATTCACGCGTTCCAGCGCGCTACAGTCGCATATTTTAGTACACACGGGCGATCGGCCGTTTGTGTGCCCGCattccagctgctccaaGTCTTTTAACGTCAAGAGTAATATGAACCGCCACTTCAAGACCCACAAGCAGCTTGGCCTGCGTCGTGGTTCGACGTGA
- the IRC21 gene encoding Irc21p (weakly similar to uniprot|Q04772 Saccharomyces cerevisiae YMR073C Hypothetical ORF) → MVESESEGQGFQGSFRKPSPFKAQPPAINPRTTSRLMRPPAGGDFRVPTQAGCSTLGAGGYRNKVVLKPGHSALDWSELSVKKGSQGLLITGIAKLLADPEIQQLNSPQALMALQHNVPTFKIYPPIKVTKAQLQKHNTAEDCWCVLNQRVYCVSSYLDFHPGGAEILLRTAAGKDATALFNKYHRWVNYERLLETCLVGVYVP, encoded by the coding sequence ATGGTAGAGAGTGAGAGCGAAGGACAAGGTTTCCAAGGGTCTTTTCGGAAGCCTTCCCCTTTCAAAGCACAACCGCCCGCAATAAATCCCCGAACAACTTCCCGGCTGATGAGGCCGCCGGCCGGAGGCGACTTCAGAGTGCCGACGCAGGCTGGCTGCAGTACTCTGGGGGCTGGTGGTTATAGGAATAAAGTTGTCCTAAAACCTGGTCACAGTGCACTGGACTGGTCAGAGCTCTCCGTCAAGAAAGGATCTCAAGGTCTGCTAATCACAGGCATCGCTAAACTACTTGCCGATCCCGAAAtccagcagctcaacagcCCACAAGCGCTCATGGCGCTACAGCATAATGTCCCAACTTTTAAAATCTATCCTCCAATCAAGGTAACCAAGGCACAGCTACAAAAACACAATACTGCAGAAGACTGTTGGTGCGTTCTCAACCAAAGAGTATACTGCGTTTCGTCTTACCTGGATTTCCATCCCGGAGGAGCCGAGATTTTGTTGAGGACAGCAGCAGGCAAGGACGCAACCGCGCTGTTCAACAAGTACCACAGATGGGTTAACTACGAGAGACTCCTTGAGACTTGCTTAGTGGGAGTGTACGTGCCGTAA
- the NAT4 gene encoding N-terminal L-serine N(alpha)-acetyltransferase NatD (some similarities with uniprot|Q04751 Saccharomyces cerevisiae YMR069W NAT4 N alpha-acetyl- transferase involved in acetylation of the N-terminal residues of histones H4 and H2A), whose protein sequence is MVDYPASELFPHVTQCFPLVLTLPNGQQQLTRAVYGIPSDATQHEERREPRAAGPKPEPGPTPASECDSVPRPPADLLDQLLSLVTANLGPMYTRHARAIYGAGRQSWPARKRAEMETPGLVYVVYSDSHSQPLVFMSLLLTDEPELGQELAARVLYLFEIHVSDIIRGQGLGTHLLRDCLGGTLASLSRASPSVLGAELTVFSENQRALRLYLALGMHVAAWSPQDRRAQVRRRTRAIAYDSSLVTRPAYYILFWPAAS, encoded by the coding sequence ATGGTGGACTATCCAGCCAGCGAACTGTTTCCCCACGTGACGCAATGTTTTCCCTTGGTGTTGACCCTGCCCAACGGCCAGCAACAACTAACCCGCGCGGTGTACGGAATACCCAGCGACGCGACACAGCACGAAGAGCGCCGTGAACCACGCGCTGCTGGGCCGAAGCCGGAGCCAGGACCGACCCCAGCCTCGGAGTGCGACTCGGTCCCGAGGCCACCCGCGGATCTGCTCGACCAGCTGCTCTCGCTCGTAACTGCGAACCTCGGTCCCATGTATACGCGCCACGCACGGGCGATTTACGGCGCGGGCCGCCAATCCTGGCCGGCGCGGAAGAGGGCAGAAATGGAAACACCAGGGCTCGTGTATGTTGTTTACAGCGACTCACACAGCCAGCCGCTGGTGTTTATGTCACTGCTGCTCACAGATGAGCCAGAACTGGGACAAGAGCTGGCGGCTCGTGTGCTGTATTTGTTTGAGATTCACGTTTCTGACATAATCCGAGGCCAAGGGCTCGGCACGCACTTGCTGCGCGACTGTCTGGGTGGGACGCTGGCCTCCCTGAGTCGTGCGTCCCCGTCAGTGCTGGGTGCTGAGCTAACGGTCTTCTCTGAAAACCAGCGCGCCCTACGACTGTACCTGGCGTTGGGCATGCATGTTGCCGCATGGTCACCTCAGGATCGGCGGGCGCAAGTGCGCAGACGCACGCGCGCAATCGCCTACGACTCGAGTCTGGTCACGAGGCCCGCTTACTACATACTGTTCTGGCCGGCTGCAAGCTAA
- the MOT3 gene encoding Mot3p (some similarities with uniprot|P54785 Saccharomyces cerevisiae YMR070W MOT3 Nuclear transcription factor with two Cys2-His2 zinc fingers involved in repression of a subset of hypoxic genes by Rox1p repression of several DAN/TIR genes during aerobic growth and repression of ergosterol biosynthetic genes), with translation MLSVHPYTSPADIDRDARRGSSQLDFRRRSSASSVASIGGAAAGGGPAQSPTSALWAAAPAPAPAPPLVPPAAVSSTVHRQPQYSVAQMHSQAYAIRQKHARASSTDSSGTPIPGPAAAVTTPGPASVPAPVTAAQQQPPPPPIGGPLYELMEYDTRYLPYHYKSAYPMWGPAGPTAAAAGTAPGTAPGAPGAAYPAYQYPPPAWNSYQAPHHVWNGQPAASSGGYPHMQLQIPTQLPQQPQMTTSQQQQQQQQQQQQQPHQPQQPQQQYQFQQQPQQPQQPSLHRQSISHRQSQGFSADQFPSALAATELPLSAYAPDPRSGAQLAGRPYVVAAAPGPAAASAPFGLGAVGIGAGAGAGARGPAPYSGTGSDRGSFDDTGSSMAMLYRCSMCEKSFKRKSWHQRHLLSHSSFKPYNCPWCQSRHKRRDNLFQHMKTKHVHQVLQELMEAGDLDGSMGTNVRLAIDDMVAGPSIRTLVQDGRVKKERVKTVLNAVIARVHDGEPGQ, from the coding sequence ATGCTCTCTGTGCACCCGTACACCAGCCCTGCGGATATCGACCGTGACGCCCGGCGTGGGTCTTCCCAACTAGACTTCCGTCGTCGCAGCAGTGCTAGCTCAGTTGCCAGCATTGGcggcgccgctgctggcggCGGTCCCGCGCAGTCTCCCACAAGCGCCCTGTGGGcagcggcgccggcgccggctCCGGCTCCGCCGCTGGTGCCGCCTGCCGCGGTGTCCTCAACGGTTCACCGCCAGCCGCAGTATTCAGTCGCTCAGATGCACTCACAAGCTTACGCGATACGTCAAAAACACGCGCGAGCCTCGAGCACAGACTCATCTGGCACGCCCATCCCAGGCCCCGCTGCGGCAGTGACAACCCCAGGGCCGGCCTCGGTGCCGGCGCCGGTCACAGCCGCTCAACAACagccgccgccgccgcccaTCGGCGGACCGCTTTATGAGCTCATGGAGTACGATACACGTTACCTCCCATACCACTACAAGTCTGCGTATCCCATGTGGGGTCCCGCCGGGCCCACCGCGGCAGCCGCAGGCACGGCTCCGGGCACGGCTCCGGGCGCGCCCGGAGCGGCCTACCCGGCATACCAATACCCACCCCCCGCATGGAACTCCTACCAAGCGCCGCATCACGTGTGGAACGGCCAGCCAGCGGCTTCCTCCGGCGGCTATCCGCACATGCAACTACAGATCCCAACACAGTTGCCTCAGCAACCGCAGATGACAACAtcccagcagcagcagcagcaacagcagcagcaacagcaacaaccacatcaacctcaacaacCTCAACAACAGTATCAGTTCCAGCAACAACCGCAGCAACCGCAGCAACCGTCACTTCACAGACAATCGATATCCCACAGACAGTCGCAAGGGTTCTCTGCTGACCAATTCCCAAGCGCTTTGGCGGCTACTGAACTACCGCTCTCCGCTTACGCACCAGATCCTCGCAGTGGTGCGCAGCTAGCTGGTAGACCATACGTCGTTGCAGCGGCGCCGGGACCGGCAGCAGCGTCTGCACCGTTTGGCCTGGGCGCTGTAGGCATcggcgcgggcgccggcgccggcgcccgcggcccAGCGCCCTACTCCGGAACCGGCTCCGACCGTGGCTCCTTCGATGACACTGGATCGTCAATGGCCATGCTGTATCGCTGCAGTATGTGCGAAAAGTCGTTTAAGCGCAAGTCGTGGCACCAGCGGCACTTGCTGTCACACTCCTCCTTCAAGCCGTACAACTGCCCGTGGTGCCAAAGTCGCCATAAACGACGCGACAACCTCTTCCAGCACATGAAGACCAAGCACGTGCACCAAGTGCTGCAGGAGCTGATGGAGGCCGGAGACCTCGACGGCAGTATGGGTACCAACGTCAGGCTGGCCATCGACGACATGGTGGCCGGCCCCAGCATACGCACGCTCGTTCAGGACGGGCGCGTGAAAAAAGAGCGTGTGAAGACAGTGTTGAACGCGGTCATCGCGCGCGTGCACGACGGCGAGCCAGGCCAGTAG
- a CDS encoding KLTH0D06908p (some similarities with uniprot|P33417 Saccharomyces cerevisiae YKL032C IXR1 Protein that binds DNA containing intrastrand cross-links formed by cisplatin contains two HMG (high mobility group box) domains which confer the ability to bend cisplatin-modified DNA mediates aerobic transcriptional repression of COX5b) → MNVPNVGTGISPPPKGSSNHGSIPNTNNSLQDQLLPYPDLDPTAHQQPSQQVSSKLQQLGPQIHHIPQQQPVHQGVQTNAGHPDIPVQADIYGQALQAHLQTPQQQHHQQQHQQQQQQQQQQQQQQFSDAMFNSFLTQIGQRQVANVLNTFNAGAHSMNAAMNSAMVTQPAQRFFHAAMNTPSMMEMTHPAMMQPTPQFQLQVPPPIAKKMSASQSRIEKRKMLKKQGPKRPSSAYFLFSMAVREDLVREYPDAKVPELSKLASAKWKEMSDEDKKPYHVKFKENWEKYRIARKEYESSLPPKRPSGPFIQFTQEVRPQIIRENPQKDLIEITKLIGEKWRSLSPVDKRTYTDTYKRKLKEWEEQYPEEASPTTPKDVLGE, encoded by the coding sequence ATGAACGTCCCCAACGTCGGCACCGGCATTTCCCCGCCGCCTAAAGGCTCTTCGAACCACGGGTCCATCCCTAACACTAACAACAGCCTGCAGGACCAACTATTACCATATCCGGACCTAGACCCTACAGCCCACCAACAACCTTCGCAGCAGGTCAGCTCTAAACTTCAGCAGCTAGGACCTCAGATTCACCACATaccgcagcagcagccagTGCACCAAGGAGTGCAAACAAACGCCGGGCACCCTGATATCCCAGTACAAGCAGACATCTACGGACAGGCGCTGCAAGCACACCTCCAAACCCCGCAGCAACAACACcatcaacagcagcatcagcaacagcagcaacagcaacaacaacaacaacaacagcagttCTCAGACGCTATGTTCAACTCTTTTCTCACTCAAATCGGACAACGTCAGGTGGCCAATGTCTTGAACACCTTCAACGCTGGTGCGCATTCTATGAATGCTGCCATGAACTCGGCTATGGTGACACAGCCGGCACAGAGGTTCTTCCACGCGGCCATGAACACCCCATCTATGATGGAGATGACACACCCGGCGATGATGCAGCCCACCCCCCAATTTCAGCTGCAGGTCCCTCCACCAATCGCGAAGAAGATGTCTGCAAGCCAGAGCCGAATTGAAAAGCGcaagatgctgaagaagcagggGCCTAAGAGGCCTTCTTCTGCCtactttttgttttccatgGCGGTAAGGGAGGATTTGGTGAGAGAGTACCCCGACGCCAAGGTCCCAGAGCTATCAAAGCTCGCTTCCGCGAAATGGAAGGAGATGTCTGATGAGGATAAAAAGCCCTACCAtgtgaagttcaaggagaACTGGGAAAAGTACAGAATTGCCAGAAAAGAGTACGAATCCAGCTTGCCGCCCAAAAGGCCATCTGGTCCGTTCATCCAGTTTACTCAGGAGGTGCGTCCGCAGATTATTCGCGAGAATCCCCAGAAGGACCTGATCGAAATAACAAAGCTGATTGGTGAAAAATGGCGTTCTCTTTCTCCTGTTGACAAGAGAACCTACACCGACACTTACAAAAGGAAGCTAAAAGAGTGGGAGGAACAGTACCCAGAGGAGGCCAGTCCCACCACGCCAAAGGATGTCCTTGGCGAATAG
- the TVP18 gene encoding Tvp18p (highly similar to uniprot|Q04767 Saccharomyces cerevisiae YMR071C TVP18 Tlg2-Vesicle Protein of 18 kDa Integral membrane vesicle protein): MALNIKQFINVAGLVRDLKSFNFSVYGQWFGYINIFLCVALGIANLFHVSAVIVFGIIAIVQGLVILFVEVPFLLRICPLSDNFIAFIKRFETNGKRTLFYVGMAAVQWCSLAVMATSLIAVAIGLTISAASYGVAFFKHQQFQGTSVIKSPADDDFPHEAVVREML; encoded by the exons ATGGCGCTGAATATCAAACAATTTATTAACGTTGCGGGCCTCGTGCGAGAcctgaaaagcttcaatttCAG TGTGTACGGCCAATGGTTCGGCTACATAAACATCTTTCTGTGTGTGGCGTTGGGTATCGCCAACCTGTTTCACGTCAGCGCAGTGATTGTTTTTGGCATCATCGCGATTGTGCAGGGGCTGGTGATCCTTTTCGTGGAAGTCCCATTTCTGCTGCGCATTTGCCCACTGAGTGACAACTTCATCGCGTTCATCAAGCGGTTCGAGACCAACGGCAAGCGCACACTATTCTACGTTGGGATGGCCGCAGTGCAATGGTGCTCGCTGGCCGTGATGGCGACGAGCCTGATCGCCGTGGCCATCGGGCTGACAATCTCGGCGGCCAGCTACGGGGtcgcctttttcaaacacCAGCAGTTCCAGGGCACCAGCGTGATCAAGAGCCCGGCCGACGACGACTTCCCGCACGAGGCTGTGGTTCGCGAAATGCTGTGA
- a CDS encoding KLTH0D06974p (conserved hypothetical protein) produces MCSNEECRAILPKKERELLLKAAKVEKTRDDGTTVVGFPRVKCDGMMLIDDSREDLYNQHRKPGFCNSCKATHSMSWYNDNVYKGKRICHNCNTYQCYTQARCQNEACSLIHHSKHLTEIKLNYRRETGKNAGIEAVLKCIKCQGPVAIDKTKTIRDRKVPYKPGACLTCDRRSERKWKRIPWDKVSSQRMCGKCEARYRKTATRCLNTGCSHIHTIGEVAKMENMGKIKAHLPDGTIVLGHPCVKCGCTTYKDTSMKLSCRKKAEAGQMCYSCKSQIKGVAELVAWDKQNPERLCRACFWRYHTYKAHCDSAECSLVPNKEGLDALKKKGPIEVCEETPVKKVYHAPCPKCKG; encoded by the coding sequence ATGTGCTCGAATGAGGAGTGTCGCGCTATTCTACCCAAGAAGGAGCGggagctgttgctgaaggCGGCAAAGGTTGAGAAGACGCGGGATGACGGAACCACCGTTGTGGGATTCCCCCGCGTCAAATGCGATGGTATGATGCTCATCGATGACTCGCGGGAGGACCTGTATAACCAGCACCGGAAGCCTGGGTTCTGTAACAGTTGCAAGGCAACACATTCAATGAGCTGGTACAATGACAATGTGTACAAGGGAAAGAGGATATGTCACAACTGTAATACATACCAGTGCTACACGCAGGCAAGGTGCCAAAATGAAGCGTGTTCTCTGATCCATCACTCGAAACATCTCACTGAGATCAAGCTAAACTACCGCCGGGAGACAGGAAAGAATGCAGGCATCGAAGCGGTGCTCAAATGCATCAAGTGTCAGGGTCCAGTTGCTATTgacaaaaccaaaactaTACGCGACAGGAAAGTTCCTTACAAGCCTGGGGCGTGTCTCACTTGCGATCGGAGAAGTGAGCGGAAGTGGAAGCGGATACCCTGGGACAAGGTGAGTAGTCAAAGAATGTGTGGAAAATGCGAGGCCCGCTACAGGAAGACTGCGACCAGGTGTCTGAATACCGGATGCTCACACATCCATACTATTGGAGAGGTTGCGAAGATGGAGAATATGGGCAAGATAAAGGCACACCTACCTGATGGAACGATAGTTTTGGGTCACCCTTGCGTGAAGTGTGGCTGCACGACTTACAAAGACACAAGCATGAAGCTAAGCTGCAGGAAAAAAGCGGAAGCTGGGCAAATGTGTTACAGTTGCAAGAGTCAGATCAAGGGCGTGGCAGAGTTAGTAGCTTGGGACAAACAGAACCCCGAACGCCTCTGTAGGGCGTGCTTCTGGCGCTACCATACGTATAAAGCGCACTGCGACTCAGCCGAATGCTCCCTTGTGCCAAACAAAGAGGGCCTcgatgctttgaagaaaaagggaCCCATAGAAGTGTGCGAAGAAACACCAGTGAAGAAAGTGTACCATGCGCCGTGCCCAAAGTGCAAGGGCTAA